A window of Cytobacillus sp. FSL H8-0458 genomic DNA:
GCAATGCCAGTGGCCATCGTTCTGAGAATTTCCGAGTCATGCAAAGCCATTTCGATTCGTTCGTAGCTATACTTATCATGCATGTAATGAATGATATTCAATGTATTAATATAGAGATCTGCCAGCCATTCCATCATTAAATCAAACTTCTCCATCACTTCTTCATATTGAAGGATGTCTGAAGTAATCGGGGCATAGGCCGGGCCTACCTGAATGCTAATTTTTTCGTCCTTTCCGCCATTTATGCTATATAAGAGGGCCTTTGCCAGGTTGGCTCGTGCTCCGAAAAATTGCATTTGTTTTCCGATTTCCATGGCAGAAACACAGCAGGCAATTCCATAATCATCGCCATACTCAGGAAGCATGATATCGTCGTTTTCGTATTGGATTGAACTTGTTTCGATCGACATCTTTGCACAATATTTTTTGAAGTTCTCGGGAAGCTTGGCAGACCATAATACCGTTAAGTTCGGTTCAGGAGCAGGCCCGAGATTTCTAAGGGTATGAAGGAAGCGGAAAGAATTTTTTGTGACAAGAGGACGGCCATCAAGCGCCATCCCGCCAATGGACTCTGTCACCCATGTAGGGTCGCCGCTGAATAATTCATTATAGTCAGGCGTTCTTGCGAATTTTACGAGACGCAGCTTCATGACAAAGTGATCAACCAGCTCCTGTGCCTCCGTCTCGGTAAGTATGCCGTTCCTTATGTCTCTTTCTATGAAAATATCAAGAAAAGTGGAAACACGGCCAAGACTCATTGCCGCACCATTTTGTTCCTTGATGGCAGCAAGATAGGCAAAGTACAGCCACTGGAAAGCTTCAAGAGCATTTCCTGCAGGCTTTGATATATCAAAACCGTAGCTGGCTGCCAGCTGCTTCAGTTCCTTCAGAGCCCGGATCTGTTCTGAAATTTCTTCCCTTAATCGAATATTTTCTTCCGTCATTACACGTGAGGTCGATTTCAAATCAGCTTTTTTCGCTTCAATCAAGCGGTCAGCCCCATAAAGGGCGACCCTGCGGTAATCACCGATAATCCTGCCCCGGCCATATGCATCCGGCAGGCCGGTAATTATGCCGGCTTTGCGGGCAAGCTTCATTTCATCAGTATATGCATCAAACACGCCCTGGTTATGTGTTTTGCGATAGTCTGTAAATATCTTTTCCATGTCTTTGCTGGCTTCATAGCCGTATGCTTCACAAGCAGCCACAGCCATGCGGACTCCGCCAAATGGCTGAAGAGAGCGCTTAAACGGCCGGTCAGTCTGGACACCCACAATTTTTTCTTTATCCTGGTCCAGGTAACCAGGTCCATGTGAGGTAATAGTGGAGACGATTTCTGTATCCATATCGAGCACTCCGCCTTGTTCACGCTCCATTTTGGTGAGAGTCATTACTTTTTCCCATAATAGCGATGTAGCTTCTGTTGGGCCTTCCAAAAATGATTCATTCCCGGAAAAAGGTGTAAAATTCTTTAATATAAAATCTCTAACATCAATTTCACGTGTCCAAATGCCTTCTTTAAAGCCGTTCCATCTTTCCATGCCAGTTCACCTCAAAGAGATTATTTATATAACAGTTATTACAACTTTACTATACACTCAATATAACAGATTGAATGTGAAAAAAATCACAAAGATTTTGAACGTATTGTGAAATATAATTATTTATACATCTTCAAGCAAAACGTGTATTACAAAACCACCCGGAATCTTAGAACTGTTATATACAGAGGGAACACTGGATAAAAAACAGATAGCAATCACTTTGAAATTCTTACATTCTGCTCCAACAATTACCTGTTTATTAGAATAGGAGATTTTGATTAAATATAAATATGAAAACACTATCAAAACTTTCATTCATTTTAATGTTGTCTGTCGCACTTGTCTTTGGATTCAATTTTGATGCAAAAGCATCAACAGTACATACCGTTCAGCCAGGGGATACTATGTGGAAAATTGCCATGAAGTATCAGGTGGGAGTTCCTGAAATCATCAATTCCAATCAGCAGATCTCAAATCCCAACTTCATTTATCCCGGACAAAAGGTGAATATCCCTACTCTTTCAAAAACCACAACAGGCGTTGAAGAACAGGTAGTTCAGCTTGTTAACCAGGAAAGAGCAAAGTACGGATTAAAGCCGTTGAAATCAAATTGGGAGCTTGCGAGAGTAGCAAGGTATAAATCTCAGGATATGATTAATAAGAGATATTTCGATCATAACTCACCTACTTACGGAAGCCCGTTTGATATGATGAAGAGCTTCGGAATTACCTACAGAACTGCCGGGGAAAACATTGCTGCCGGGCAAAGAACTCCTCAGGAAGTAGTAACTGCGTGGATGAACAGTGAGGGTCACCGCAAAAACATCCTATCTGCGAACTTCACAGAAATCGGAGTAGGGTACGCACAGGGCGGAACTTACGGCCACTATTGGACACAAATGTTTATTGGGAGATAAGAAGAAAAGCGGAAGCGCCTTGCCCACCCCCGACACCTCGAGGGGGTAGGCTGCTTGCGCTAGACAGTTAAGAAAAGCACCGGAAGAATCCGGTGCTTTTGTTTTGCCCATTAATCTACTACAATATAAGCAATCATAGGTCCGCTATTATCCTTATCCGGATGAGTAAGACAAACCAGGCGGTATACGCCTTCTTTATCAAATCGAAGAGGGACCACTGTTTCTTCGGCTTTCTTTACAACGCCCTTAATATCGGTTCCTTCGATAATAAAAGGGTGCTCCATTCCGTTGACTCCCCAAATTTTCAGGTTAACCTTTTCATCTTTTTCGAGAAAAATGGTTCCCGGATCCCAGCGATACGCTTCGATTTCCTTGCCATCAGGCAGCTTAGATTTAAATTCTCCTGTAACCATATGGATTTCCCGGACTTTTTCACCTTCAGTCTGGTTGAACACCGCCAAACTGTCAGACTTTGAAAAAAACCAAACTGATGCAGAAACAATGACTGAAAATATGATGACAAATGCAATGATGCTGCGTTTCTTTAATACAAGAAAAGGCATGGTCATACTCCTTCCAAAATTAGTTGTCCATATATAGATATGCTGCAGAGGCACCATAACTTGTCTACTATTTGCGGGATTTTTCCGATTTTTCTTTACAGCTGCTGAAAAACTATTTCATAATAGATTTAAGAAAGGATGTGGCAGCATGTACAAAGTACTTGTGGCCAATCGGGATGAGTACGATACAAAGGGTATAGAGTGGCTGCTGAAATCTTCAATGAACGCATGGGATGTGGAGTCTGCCGAAGATGAGGCAGGACTTATTAAAAAGCTTGAGACTTTTCAGCCCGATCTGCTGATTTTTGAACTGGATCTGATAAAGGAAGATAGATACAGCTCATTCTTAAAAACTATTCAAATTATAGGACCGGAGCTTATTGCACTTACAATGGAAGCGACCTTTTCACAGGCAAAAAGAGCCATTGACATGGGTGTAGCCGATTTAATACTAAAGCCCATTTCAGCTGATATTTTATTGAAGTCTGCACGAAACATTCAGAGACGCCAAAAGTTGAAAACTCCAGCGGCTTTAAAAAGCCCCGGCATGGTTACTGAAAAAACCTTTAATTATCAGGATATATTTTTAGAAGCTCCAGAACCGGCAGAACGTTTTCTTTCCATTGGCATAAAAACTGAGAATGTGCTCGAGCTTCCAATGTTATATGAATTTCTGGGAAGCTATGTGTTCCATAAAAAAGCCGATTATTTTATTTTAAGTGACATGGTACTGATTATTGCTGAAAAATCGGGCGTATCGTGGAAAGAGGAGAGCGTCAGATTTATGAGGAATTGGCAGGAAACCTCAGCTGAACCAATTGCCATCAGCATTCATACTGGCCAGGAAGGTCAAAATACTCTCAAAAGCCATTATGACGCAAACAGAAAACTGATGGAGTTAACGTTTTTCAGAGGATTTAATCAGGTAATTGAGGAAAATTCCTTGCCTGCATGGTTTTCAATTGACCCTTTCTTAACTCCCGAGGAACAGAGCAGCTGGATTGATTTCCTGAATCAGGCCGATTTAGAAGGGATAAAATCATGGTTTTCCAAAGAATTCCTTATTTTGGAAGATCCCTATCCGGAACCCGGGCTTATCAGAATCCGGCTGACCAGTATTCTTGCGCAAATCCGCAGGCATATGAAGACATTCCGCCTTGCCGAGGGAGAAATGGAGAAGGAATACCTTCGATTATTCCAGACGATCCTATATTCGCCCTTGATCTACCGGATTATTAACGAAATGATCAGCTTCATTTCCTATGTTTTTGAAAGCATTCGATCTGATAAGAAACTGAAGCTGGATCTTACCGACAGAGTCCAATTCTTTATAGAAACTAATTATTGGGACTCTACAGTCACCCTTGAGAGGGCAGCTGAATACGCAGATCGAAACCCGAACTATATCAGCTCCATGCTGGCAAAAAAATGCGGCAAATCATTTCGGGAGCTCCTTAATGAAACCCGGATCAGGCAATCTGCCAAGCTGCTGCTGGATTCAGAAATGAGCATAAAAGAAATCTCATCTGTCTGCGGCTTTCGAAATCAGCAATATTTCAATAAAGTGTTCAGTAAAATTAAAGGTATGCCGCCTAATCAATTTAGAAAAAGCTTACACAAGACCTCCTTTTAAACGGAGGTTTTTTGCGTATTTTTATAAAATTACCAATATTATTATAAAATTAGATAAAATCTTATAATGAAATCTCATATTTTTATAAAAAATCAAATCTAATTATTACACTTTTCAGATAGTTCTCATTATAAAATCAAAATATAAGATAACATTGGAGGGATAAAAATGAAAGCGGAA
This region includes:
- the pflB gene encoding formate C-acetyltransferase gives rise to the protein MERWNGFKEGIWTREIDVRDFILKNFTPFSGNESFLEGPTEATSLLWEKVMTLTKMEREQGGVLDMDTEIVSTITSHGPGYLDQDKEKIVGVQTDRPFKRSLQPFGGVRMAVAACEAYGYEASKDMEKIFTDYRKTHNQGVFDAYTDEMKLARKAGIITGLPDAYGRGRIIGDYRRVALYGADRLIEAKKADLKSTSRVMTEENIRLREEISEQIRALKELKQLAASYGFDISKPAGNALEAFQWLYFAYLAAIKEQNGAAMSLGRVSTFLDIFIERDIRNGILTETEAQELVDHFVMKLRLVKFARTPDYNELFSGDPTWVTESIGGMALDGRPLVTKNSFRFLHTLRNLGPAPEPNLTVLWSAKLPENFKKYCAKMSIETSSIQYENDDIMLPEYGDDYGIACCVSAMEIGKQMQFFGARANLAKALLYSINGGKDEKISIQVGPAYAPITSDILQYEEVMEKFDLMMEWLADLYINTLNIIHYMHDKYSYERIEMALHDSEILRTMATGIAGLSVAADSLSAIKYATVKAIRDESGIVVDFITEGDFPKYGNNDDRVDSIAIDLVERFMKKLRKHQTYRNSMHTMSILTITSNVVYGKKTGNTPDGRRAGEPFAPGANPMHGRDTKGTLASLSSVAKLPYKQALDGISNTFSIVPKALGKDDESRVRNLVSILDGYAIKSGHHLNVNVFNKETLLDAMEHPEEYPQLTIRVSGYAVNFIKLTKEQQLDVINRTFHESM
- the safA gene encoding SafA/ExsA family spore coat assembly protein, which codes for MKTLSKLSFILMLSVALVFGFNFDAKASTVHTVQPGDTMWKIAMKYQVGVPEIINSNQQISNPNFIYPGQKVNIPTLSKTTTGVEEQVVQLVNQERAKYGLKPLKSNWELARVARYKSQDMINKRYFDHNSPTYGSPFDMMKSFGITYRTAGENIAAGQRTPQEVVTAWMNSEGHRKNILSANFTEIGVGYAQGGTYGHYWTQMFIGR
- a CDS encoding helix-turn-helix domain-containing protein — protein: MYKVLVANRDEYDTKGIEWLLKSSMNAWDVESAEDEAGLIKKLETFQPDLLIFELDLIKEDRYSSFLKTIQIIGPELIALTMEATFSQAKRAIDMGVADLILKPISADILLKSARNIQRRQKLKTPAALKSPGMVTEKTFNYQDIFLEAPEPAERFLSIGIKTENVLELPMLYEFLGSYVFHKKADYFILSDMVLIIAEKSGVSWKEESVRFMRNWQETSAEPIAISIHTGQEGQNTLKSHYDANRKLMELTFFRGFNQVIEENSLPAWFSIDPFLTPEEQSSWIDFLNQADLEGIKSWFSKEFLILEDPYPEPGLIRIRLTSILAQIRRHMKTFRLAEGEMEKEYLRLFQTILYSPLIYRIINEMISFISYVFESIRSDKKLKLDLTDRVQFFIETNYWDSTVTLERAAEYADRNPNYISSMLAKKCGKSFRELLNETRIRQSAKLLLDSEMSIKEISSVCGFRNQQYFNKVFSKIKGMPPNQFRKSLHKTSF